One Kitasatospora sp. MAP12-44 DNA segment encodes these proteins:
- a CDS encoding tetratricopeptide repeat protein gives MSDLARTRNEELARILHQLGWNPERLAREVNLVLPSALSISSTAPYKWRDRGMVPRAPHDQAVCEVLSHAVGIAVTYQQLWGRMGRRRGAKALSPRLLTDPWTADTAQTALAEAAAEVAPVRLTDLFRGDELELAARHWASPPPPVTGGEGALRIAPEQLTDLRISHDSKWRLEQSCGGGLVLNPAKAELSMVGKLLELGSYAWDEQLGRELYGAASRLARLVGWADFDMGNEAAAQRAFVAALRAAHVSGDPRLGVSVVGCLAVQATDNPGARGLDTVAMLDTALRAAEGTLTARERALQLGRIARAYGRRGEPEGARRAAEEAFAALGAEPGRLQERADLDGMVGEAYLFLGDHERARALLASAVRELAPERARAKALLMVRLADSYRRTGDHERAAPIADRARRLAAGMQSARVARALRDFDTASRLSSGGAH, from the coding sequence ATGTCCGATCTGGCGCGCACCCGCAACGAGGAGCTGGCGCGGATCCTGCACCAGCTCGGCTGGAACCCCGAACGCCTGGCGCGGGAGGTCAACCTCGTGCTGCCGTCGGCACTGTCGATCAGCTCCACCGCGCCCTACAAGTGGCGCGACCGGGGCATGGTGCCGCGCGCGCCGCACGACCAGGCGGTCTGCGAGGTGCTCAGCCACGCGGTCGGCATCGCGGTGACCTACCAGCAGCTGTGGGGGCGGATGGGCCGTCGCCGGGGCGCCAAGGCGTTGTCGCCCCGGCTGCTCACCGACCCGTGGACCGCCGACACCGCCCAGACCGCGCTGGCCGAGGCCGCGGCCGAGGTCGCGCCGGTCCGGCTGACCGACCTGTTCCGCGGCGACGAACTCGAACTGGCGGCCCGGCACTGGGCCTCGCCGCCGCCGCCCGTCACCGGTGGCGAGGGTGCGCTGCGGATCGCCCCCGAGCAGCTGACCGACCTGCGGATCAGCCATGACAGCAAGTGGCGTCTTGAGCAGTCCTGCGGCGGCGGCCTGGTGCTGAACCCGGCCAAGGCCGAACTCTCCATGGTGGGCAAGCTGCTGGAGCTCGGCTCGTACGCCTGGGACGAGCAGCTTGGTCGCGAACTGTACGGCGCGGCGAGCCGGTTGGCCCGGCTGGTGGGCTGGGCCGACTTCGACATGGGCAACGAGGCCGCCGCGCAGCGCGCCTTCGTCGCCGCGCTGCGCGCCGCCCATGTGTCGGGCGATCCGCGGCTGGGGGTGAGCGTGGTCGGCTGCCTCGCCGTCCAGGCCACCGACAACCCGGGCGCGCGGGGCCTGGACACCGTCGCCATGCTCGACACCGCGCTGCGGGCCGCCGAGGGGACGCTCACCGCGCGCGAGCGGGCGCTCCAACTGGGCCGTATCGCCCGGGCGTACGGCCGCCGGGGCGAGCCCGAGGGCGCCCGGCGGGCGGCCGAGGAGGCCTTCGCGGCGCTCGGGGCCGAGCCGGGCCGGCTGCAGGAACGGGCCGACCTGGACGGCATGGTGGGCGAGGCGTACCTCTTCCTCGGCGACCATGAGCGGGCCCGGGCGCTGCTGGCCTCGGCCGTCCGCGAGTTGGCGCCCGAGCGGGCCCGGGCGAAGGCCCTGCTGATGGTCCGGCTGGCCGACTCCTACCGCCGCACCGGCGACCACGAGCGGGCCGCGCCGATCGCCGACCGGGCCCGGCGGTTGGCCGCCGGCATGCAGTCCGCGCGGGTGGCCCGCGCGTTGCGGGACTTCGACACCGCCTCGCGGCTGTCGTCCGGAGGCGCGCATTAG
- a CDS encoding histidine phosphatase family protein: protein MNSREGGRRIVFWRHGQTSWNLESRFQGSTDIPLTETGLGQAKRAARLLAGLSPDLLISSDLQRAAGTAAELSRLTGLDVQHHEGLRETYAGEWQGLTNDEIRARFPEQYDAWGRGEAVRRGGGELSTEVADRSVPVVLEAADKLPEQGTLVVVSHGGTIRTMLGRLLGLEPVQWECFGGLSNCCWSVLGLGARGWRLLEHNAGTLPQPVIGDDT, encoded by the coding sequence CTGAACAGCCGGGAGGGGGGCCGGCGGATCGTCTTCTGGCGGCACGGGCAGACCTCCTGGAATCTGGAGTCGCGCTTCCAGGGCAGCACCGACATCCCGCTGACCGAGACCGGTCTCGGTCAGGCCAAGCGCGCCGCCAGGCTGCTCGCCGGGCTGAGCCCCGACCTGCTGATCTCCTCCGACCTGCAGCGCGCGGCCGGCACGGCGGCCGAGCTGTCCCGGCTCACCGGCCTGGACGTGCAGCACCACGAGGGCCTGCGGGAGACCTACGCGGGTGAGTGGCAGGGTCTGACCAACGACGAGATCCGCGCCCGGTTCCCCGAGCAGTACGACGCCTGGGGCCGCGGCGAGGCGGTCCGGCGCGGCGGCGGCGAGCTGAGCACCGAGGTCGCGGACCGCTCGGTCCCGGTGGTGCTGGAGGCGGCCGACAAGCTGCCCGAGCAGGGCACCCTGGTCGTGGTCAGCCACGGCGGCACCATCCGCACCATGCTCGGACGGCTGCTGGGCCTGGAGCCGGTGCAGTGGGAGTGCTTCGGCGGGCTCTCCAACTGCTGCTGGTCGGTCCTCGGTCTCGGGGCGCGCGGCTGGCGCCTGCTGGAGCACAACGCGGGGACGCTGCCGCAGCCGGTGATCGGTGACGACACCTGA
- the galE gene encoding UDP-glucose 4-epimerase GalE — protein MKVLISGGAGYIGSTIGSACLDAGITPVVLDNLVTGRREFTEGRAFYEGDIADGALVDRIFAEHPDIEAVVHCAALMVVPDSVGDPIGYYRANVAKSLDFVDHLLRNGCGRMVFSSSASIYLAGEDFSVDESSGLDPQSPYARTKAVCEAMFADIAATQPIRVLSLRYFNPIGADPKMRTGLQTRRPTHALGKLIEAHDEGRPFQITGTDYPTRDGSGIRDYVHVWDLAAAHVAALGRFDEVLVGETRSTVINLGTGTGTTVNELVAAFNSVVGTPVETTVTGPRPGDVAGAYPRSDRALKLLDWTPQHSLAEGIRDSLHWAELRDERLGLAGQA, from the coding sequence ATGAAGGTACTGATCTCCGGCGGCGCCGGCTACATCGGCAGCACCATCGGCTCGGCCTGCCTGGACGCGGGCATCACCCCGGTCGTGCTGGACAACCTGGTAACCGGCCGCCGTGAGTTCACCGAGGGACGGGCGTTCTACGAGGGCGACATCGCCGACGGCGCGCTCGTCGACCGGATCTTCGCCGAGCACCCCGACATCGAGGCCGTCGTGCACTGCGCGGCCCTGATGGTGGTCCCGGACTCGGTCGGCGACCCGATCGGCTACTACCGCGCCAACGTCGCCAAGAGCCTGGACTTCGTCGACCACCTGCTGCGCAACGGCTGCGGCCGGATGGTCTTCAGCTCCTCCGCCTCGATCTACCTGGCCGGCGAGGACTTCAGCGTCGACGAGTCCTCCGGTCTCGACCCGCAGAGCCCGTACGCGCGCACCAAGGCCGTCTGCGAGGCGATGTTCGCCGACATCGCCGCCACCCAGCCGATCCGGGTCCTCTCGCTGCGCTACTTCAACCCGATCGGCGCCGACCCCAAGATGCGCACCGGCCTGCAGACCCGCCGGCCCACCCACGCGCTCGGCAAGCTGATCGAGGCGCACGACGAGGGCCGGCCCTTCCAGATCACCGGCACCGACTACCCGACCCGGGACGGCTCGGGCATCCGCGACTACGTCCACGTCTGGGACCTGGCGGCCGCGCACGTCGCCGCGCTCGGCCGCTTCGACGAGGTGCTGGTGGGGGAGACCCGCTCGACCGTGATCAACCTCGGCACCGGGACCGGGACCACGGTGAACGAGCTGGTCGCCGCCTTCAACAGCGTGGTCGGCACCCCGGTCGAGACCACCGTGACCGGTCCGCGCCCGGGCGACGTGGCCGGCGCCTACCCCCGCAGCGACCGCGCGCTGAAGCTGCTCGACTGGACGCCGCAGCACTCCCTGGCCGAGGGCATCCGGGACTCGCTGCACTGGGCCGAGCTGCGCGACGAGCGGCTCGGCCTCGCCGGGCAGGCCTGA
- a CDS encoding MFS transporter — translation MLRSATLTRPPAAPPAAPRRSRRIGRRIGRRIGRRIGRRRGLVAAAVVLNQLAYGSVYSWSILSAGLQSPHSAFALGRDEAGLPFATAHALVFVGTVLGGLLMGRRPPRGIALLAGVLYAGGFLLAGCADGRGDFWLVLLGYGVISGVGLGLGYIVPTTMLQKWFPSHRALAAGVATGGFGLGSVLGAPLMRALVAHFEADPARALLVLGAVFLVTTLTGAAFFRNPPQSAAVPAQGALRGHRTTQALRTPQWYLLTVILLFNTAAGISMLSVVAPAAGSLTGLSPTAAAALTGALGVFNTVGRPLWGWLSGRTGLMPAFVLMLGSQGLCLIALSQVASAAMFFPLAALVCLSFGGGFATMPAVASEFFGLAHVGAIYGLMLIGWSLAGIFGPLLVSRLAADASYGTAFLVLGTITVAAAVLPCLTRRPKAI, via the coding sequence TTGCTTCGCTCTGCCACCCTGACCCGTCCCCCCGCCGCGCCCCCCGCGGCCCCCCGGCGGAGCCGACGGATCGGCCGACGGATCGGCCGACGGATCGGCCGACGGATCGGCCGCCGCCGCGGCCTGGTCGCCGCCGCCGTCGTGCTCAACCAGCTCGCCTACGGGTCGGTGTACTCCTGGAGCATCCTGTCCGCCGGCCTCCAGTCGCCGCACAGCGCCTTCGCCCTCGGCCGGGACGAGGCAGGACTGCCCTTCGCCACCGCGCACGCGCTGGTCTTCGTCGGCACCGTGCTCGGCGGCCTGCTGATGGGCCGCCGGCCCCCGCGCGGCATCGCGCTGCTGGCCGGCGTCCTCTACGCGGGCGGCTTCCTGCTGGCCGGCTGCGCGGACGGCCGCGGCGACTTCTGGCTGGTGCTGCTCGGCTACGGCGTGATCAGCGGGGTCGGCCTCGGCCTTGGCTACATCGTGCCGACCACCATGCTGCAGAAGTGGTTCCCCTCGCACCGGGCGCTGGCGGCGGGCGTCGCGACCGGCGGCTTCGGCCTCGGCTCGGTGCTCGGCGCGCCGCTGATGCGGGCCCTGGTGGCGCACTTCGAGGCCGACCCGGCCCGCGCGCTGCTGGTGCTCGGCGCGGTCTTCCTGGTGACCACGCTGACCGGCGCGGCGTTCTTCCGCAACCCGCCGCAGAGCGCCGCCGTCCCCGCGCAGGGCGCGCTGCGCGGCCACCGGACGACGCAGGCGCTGCGCACCCCGCAGTGGTACCTGCTGACCGTCATCCTGCTCTTCAACACCGCTGCGGGCATCAGCATGCTCTCGGTGGTGGCCCCCGCGGCCGGCAGCCTGACCGGGCTGAGCCCGACCGCCGCCGCCGCGCTGACCGGCGCACTGGGCGTGTTCAACACCGTCGGACGCCCGCTCTGGGGCTGGCTCTCGGGCCGGACCGGGCTGATGCCCGCCTTCGTGCTGATGCTCGGCTCGCAGGGGCTGTGCCTGATCGCCCTCTCCCAGGTCGCCTCGGCTGCGATGTTCTTCCCGCTGGCCGCTCTGGTCTGCCTCTCCTTCGGCGGCGGCTTCGCCACCATGCCGGCGGTGGCCTCGGAGTTCTTCGGCCTCGCGCACGTCGGCGCGATCTACGGGCTGATGCTGATCGGCTGGAGCCTGGCCGGAATCTTCGGCCCGCTGCTGGTCTCCCGGCTGGCGGCCGACGCCTCGTACGGCACGGCGTTCCTGGTGCTGGGCACGATCACCGTGGCCGCCGCGGTGCTGCCCTGCCTGACCCGCCGGCCGAAGGCCATCTGA
- the rsfS gene encoding ribosome silencing factor yields MTATDRSQEMITVAAQAAADKLAHNLIAFDVSDVLSITDAFLIASAANDRQVKAIAEEIEDQLREQLDIKPVRREGEREGRWILLDYLDIVVHVQHSEERSFYSLDRLWKDCPELPLPADAMATRNRPEDAATDEAGNAVGFVQDLS; encoded by the coding sequence GTGACCGCAACAGACCGCTCGCAGGAAATGATCACCGTCGCCGCGCAGGCGGCGGCCGACAAGCTTGCGCACAACCTGATCGCCTTCGACGTCAGCGACGTGCTGTCGATCACCGACGCCTTCCTGATCGCCTCGGCGGCCAACGACCGCCAGGTCAAGGCGATCGCCGAGGAGATCGAGGACCAGCTCCGCGAGCAGCTGGACATCAAGCCGGTGCGCCGCGAGGGCGAGCGCGAGGGCCGCTGGATCCTGCTCGACTACCTGGACATCGTGGTGCACGTCCAGCACTCCGAGGAGCGCTCCTTCTACTCCCTGGACCGGCTCTGGAAGGACTGCCCCGAGCTGCCGCTGCCCGCGGACGCGATGGCCACCCGCAACCGTCCCGAGGACGCCGCGACCGACGAGGCGGGCAACGCCGTGGGCTTCGTCCAGGACCTCAGCTGA
- a CDS encoding helix-turn-helix transcriptional regulator, whose amino-acid sequence MTVMDTRPAPAEPPPVSPPPTAANRRRTELAAFLKACRARVGPQDVGLPPGIRRRTPGLRREEVAQLAGVGITWYTWLEQGRPINASEQVMEAVARTLLLDEVERAHLFQLAGLSAEQPPGKLACPAVDPTLQVILDGLTPLAAAVSNTRYDVLAFNTTYDALFPGATRNTAPNGRRNALWCAITVPDCCNPFLNRAEELPRMVGVLRASYGRHVGEPVWEQYIRDLAAASTDFRELWSRQEVSPASTVLKVFRHAVAGELRVLASYLTIPGAPELYLVVYTPEGPQDRERLEWITAHPNALAEQRTHRC is encoded by the coding sequence ATGACCGTGATGGACACCCGCCCCGCACCCGCCGAGCCTCCCCCGGTATCCCCACCGCCCACCGCGGCCAACCGGCGCCGCACCGAGCTGGCCGCCTTCCTGAAGGCCTGCCGGGCCCGGGTCGGCCCGCAGGACGTCGGCCTGCCGCCGGGCATCCGCCGCCGCACCCCCGGGCTGCGCCGCGAGGAGGTCGCGCAGCTCGCCGGCGTCGGGATCACCTGGTACACGTGGCTGGAGCAGGGGCGGCCGATCAACGCCAGCGAGCAGGTGATGGAGGCGGTGGCCCGCACCCTGCTGCTGGACGAGGTGGAGCGGGCCCATCTCTTCCAGCTGGCCGGCCTCTCGGCGGAGCAGCCGCCGGGCAAGCTGGCCTGCCCGGCGGTCGATCCGACGCTGCAGGTGATCCTGGACGGCCTCACCCCGCTCGCCGCCGCGGTCTCCAACACCCGCTACGACGTGCTGGCCTTCAACACCACCTATGACGCGCTCTTCCCCGGCGCCACCCGCAACACCGCGCCCAACGGCCGCCGCAACGCCCTGTGGTGCGCCATCACCGTGCCGGACTGCTGCAACCCGTTCCTGAACCGCGCGGAGGAACTCCCGCGGATGGTCGGGGTGCTGCGCGCCTCGTACGGGCGGCACGTCGGCGAGCCGGTCTGGGAGCAGTACATCCGCGACCTGGCGGCGGCCAGCACGGACTTCCGCGAGCTGTGGTCGCGCCAGGAGGTGTCGCCGGCGTCCACCGTGCTCAAGGTCTTCCGGCACGCGGTGGCGGGCGAACTGCGGGTGCTGGCCTCGTACCTGACCATCCCCGGCGCCCCGGAGCTCTACCTGGTGGTCTACACCCCCGAGGGGCCGCAGGACCGCGAACGGCTGGAGTGGATCACCGCCCACCCGAACGCCCTGGCCGAGCAGCGGACGCACCGCTGCTGA
- the leuS gene encoding leucine--tRNA ligase, translating into MSETTPASGAAEAATEPFRYSSTLAADIESRWQDVWEKEGTFNAPNPAGPLADPAAGEVSSKPHSFIMDMFPYPSGAGLHVGHPLGYIATDVYARYQRMTGHNVLHTLGYDAFGLPAEQHAVATGEHPRISTEAAIANMRSQLRRLGLGHDSRRSISTIDPEYYRWTQWIFLQIFNSWYDTEAATARPIAELIAQFASGERATPDGRGWAELSGAEREELLGEYRLAYSKEVPVNWCPGLGTVLANEEVTADGRSERGNFPVFKSKLRQWMMRITAYGDRLIADLDPLDWPEAIKLQQRNWIGRSEGARVDFAVSADAAITVFTTRPDTLFGATYMVLAPEHELVDSIVPAAWPAETHEDWKGGAATPAEAVAVYRAAAAAKSDVERQVEAKVKTGVFTGAYATNPVSGERVPVFIADYVLMGYGTGAIMAVPAHDHRDFAMARAFALPMRCVVQPTDGRGTDPHAWDDAFDTYDSVIVNSANADISLDGLSVVEAKAAVTTWLTERGIGEGTVNFRLRDWLFSRQRYWGEPFPIVYDEDGVMHALPESMLPVEVPEVEDYSPHTYDPYDATSSPKTPLSRNEAWVTVELDLGDGPKTYRRETNTMPNWAGSCWYELRYIDPVNASRVVDPANEQYWLGPTAQKPLGGVDLYVGGAEHAVLHLLYARFWHKVLHDLGHVSSVEPFHKLFNQGMITADVYRDERGFPVPAAEIEERDGGYFWQGEPVRREAGKMGKSLKNAVAPDQICEEYGADTLRLYEMAMGPLDVSRPWDTRAVVGSYRFLQRLWRNVVSEATGELVVTDEPADEPTLRALHKAIDGIRCDMAGLRFNTAVAKAIELNNYLVKRGSTPREVAEQVVLLVAPLAPHIAEELWRKLGHTESLAFADFPVADPVYVVDESVTCVVQIKGKVKARLEVAPSISDAELEALALADPAVVAAIGDAPVRKVIARAPKLVNIVTG; encoded by the coding sequence ATGAGCGAGACGACACCTGCCTCCGGCGCGGCCGAGGCCGCCACCGAGCCGTTCCGATACTCCTCCACCCTGGCCGCTGACATCGAGTCACGCTGGCAGGACGTCTGGGAGAAGGAGGGCACGTTCAACGCCCCCAACCCGGCGGGCCCGCTGGCCGACCCCGCGGCGGGCGAGGTCTCCTCGAAGCCGCACAGCTTCATCATGGACATGTTCCCGTACCCCTCCGGCGCCGGCCTGCACGTCGGCCACCCGCTGGGCTACATCGCCACCGACGTCTACGCCCGCTACCAGCGGATGACCGGCCACAACGTGCTGCACACGCTGGGCTACGACGCGTTCGGCCTGCCCGCCGAGCAGCACGCGGTCGCCACCGGTGAGCACCCGCGGATCTCCACCGAGGCCGCCATCGCCAACATGCGCTCGCAGCTGCGCCGGCTGGGACTGGGCCACGACTCGCGCCGGTCGATCTCCACCATCGACCCCGAGTACTACCGCTGGACCCAGTGGATCTTCCTGCAGATCTTCAACTCCTGGTACGACACCGAGGCCGCCACCGCGCGCCCGATCGCCGAGCTGATCGCCCAGTTCGCGAGCGGCGAGCGGGCCACCCCGGACGGCCGCGGCTGGGCCGAGCTGTCCGGCGCGGAGCGGGAGGAGCTGCTGGGCGAGTACCGCCTGGCGTACTCCAAGGAGGTTCCGGTCAACTGGTGCCCCGGGCTGGGCACCGTGCTGGCCAACGAGGAGGTCACCGCCGACGGCCGTTCCGAGCGCGGCAACTTCCCGGTCTTCAAGTCCAAGCTGCGCCAGTGGATGATGCGGATCACCGCCTACGGTGACCGGCTGATCGCCGACCTGGACCCGCTGGACTGGCCCGAGGCCATCAAGCTGCAGCAGCGCAACTGGATCGGCCGCTCCGAGGGCGCGCGGGTCGACTTCGCGGTCTCCGCCGACGCCGCCATCACCGTCTTCACCACCCGGCCCGACACGCTGTTCGGCGCCACCTACATGGTGCTGGCCCCCGAGCACGAGCTGGTCGACTCGATCGTCCCGGCCGCCTGGCCGGCCGAGACGCACGAGGACTGGAAGGGCGGCGCCGCGACGCCCGCCGAGGCGGTCGCCGTCTACCGCGCGGCCGCCGCCGCCAAGTCGGACGTCGAGCGCCAGGTCGAGGCCAAGGTCAAGACCGGCGTCTTCACCGGCGCCTACGCGACCAACCCGGTCAGCGGCGAGCGCGTGCCGGTCTTCATCGCCGACTACGTGCTGATGGGCTACGGCACCGGCGCCATCATGGCCGTCCCCGCGCACGACCACCGCGACTTCGCGATGGCCCGCGCCTTCGCGCTGCCGATGCGCTGCGTCGTCCAGCCGACCGACGGGCGCGGCACCGACCCGCACGCGTGGGACGACGCCTTCGACACCTATGACTCGGTCATCGTCAACTCGGCCAACGCGGACATCTCGCTGGACGGTCTGAGCGTCGTCGAGGCCAAGGCCGCGGTCACCACCTGGCTGACCGAGCGCGGGATCGGCGAGGGAACGGTCAACTTCCGGCTGCGCGACTGGCTGTTCAGCCGCCAGCGGTACTGGGGCGAGCCGTTCCCGATCGTCTACGACGAGGACGGCGTGATGCACGCGCTGCCCGAGTCGATGCTGCCGGTCGAGGTCCCCGAGGTGGAGGACTACTCGCCGCACACCTACGACCCGTACGACGCGACCAGCTCGCCGAAGACGCCGCTGTCGCGCAACGAGGCCTGGGTCACCGTCGAGCTGGACCTGGGCGACGGCCCGAAGACCTACCGCCGCGAGACCAACACCATGCCCAACTGGGCGGGTTCGTGCTGGTACGAGCTGCGCTACATCGACCCGGTGAACGCCTCGCGGGTGGTCGACCCGGCCAACGAGCAGTACTGGCTGGGCCCGACCGCGCAGAAGCCGCTGGGCGGCGTCGACCTGTACGTCGGCGGCGCCGAGCACGCGGTGCTGCACCTGCTGTACGCGCGCTTCTGGCACAAGGTGCTGCACGACCTGGGCCATGTGAGCTCGGTCGAGCCGTTCCACAAGCTGTTCAACCAGGGCATGATCACCGCCGACGTCTACCGCGACGAGCGCGGCTTCCCGGTGCCCGCCGCCGAGATCGAGGAGCGCGACGGCGGCTACTTCTGGCAGGGCGAGCCGGTCCGGCGCGAGGCCGGCAAGATGGGCAAGTCGCTGAAGAACGCGGTCGCCCCCGACCAGATCTGCGAGGAGTACGGCGCCGACACGCTGCGCCTGTACGAGATGGCGATGGGCCCGCTGGACGTCTCGCGCCCCTGGGACACCCGCGCGGTGGTGGGCTCCTACCGCTTCCTGCAGCGGCTGTGGCGCAACGTCGTCTCGGAGGCCACCGGCGAGCTGGTCGTCACCGACGAGCCGGCCGACGAGCCGACCCTGCGCGCGCTGCACAAGGCGATCGACGGCATCCGCTGCGACATGGCCGGGCTGCGCTTCAACACGGCGGTCGCCAAGGCCATCGAGCTGAACAACTACCTGGTCAAGCGCGGCAGTACGCCGCGCGAGGTGGCCGAGCAGGTGGTCCTGCTGGTCGCGCCGCTGGCCCCGCACATCGCCGAGGAGCTGTGGCGCAAGCTGGGCCACACCGAGTCGCTGGCGTTCGCCGACTTCCCCGTCGCGGACCCGGTGTACGTGGTCGACGAGTCGGTCACCTGCGTCGTCCAGATCAAGGGCAAGGTCAAGGCCCGCCTGGAGGTGGCTCCCTCCATCTCGGACGCCGAGCTGGAGGCGCTGGCGCTGGCCGACCCGGCCGTCGTCGCCGCCATCGGCGACGCGCCGGTCCGCAAGGTGATCGCCCGCGCGCCGAAGCTGGTGAACATCGTCACCGGCTGA
- a CDS encoding MFS transporter — protein sequence MTDLQTRPTAAATPRSSADGRPRLLLALILCGQFMAILDVSIVNVAVPTIRTDLHASGAALQLIVAGYTISYAVLLITGARLGARFGHRRLFQLGLAVFTAASLACGLAPDAAGLIGFRLVQGLGAALMVPQVMSMIQRTYTGPARTRALGIYTAAVAGGSVVGQVVGGVLVSADLFGSGWRAVFLVNVPLGLVLLVLGHRMLPRLSVDRERRFDIPGLLILAAAIGLLVVPLVLGHELNWPLWGWLMLAGSVLAFALFVVVERRIAAGGGQPLIHGRVLRSPGLAAAAVAMFLVMFNFSGFMLAFALHLQAGLGDGALRAGLVVVPAAVGFGIGGLHWQRLPQRLHLPLPVVALLLTAASYFSVAWGLRDGGSPGVGTAALLVLLGLAAGCSYSPLFARALNRVHPKDAADASGVMVTVVQLGQVVGVALLGTVFLSGVSYPAPAATSGHALVVTALVIAVSAVLGSVVAVRTRQAVLPE from the coding sequence ATGACGGACCTTCAGACCCGGCCGACCGCGGCCGCGACACCCCGCTCCAGCGCGGACGGCCGACCACGGCTGCTGCTCGCCCTCATCCTCTGCGGCCAGTTCATGGCCATCCTGGACGTCTCCATCGTGAACGTCGCCGTCCCCACCATCCGCACCGACCTGCACGCCTCGGGCGCCGCGCTGCAGCTGATCGTCGCGGGCTACACCATCTCGTACGCGGTGCTGCTGATCACCGGCGCCCGGCTCGGCGCCCGGTTCGGTCACCGCCGGCTCTTCCAGCTGGGTCTGGCGGTCTTCACAGCGGCCTCGCTGGCCTGCGGGCTGGCGCCGGACGCGGCCGGGCTGATCGGCTTCCGGCTGGTCCAGGGCCTGGGCGCGGCGCTGATGGTCCCGCAGGTGATGAGCATGATCCAGCGGACCTACACCGGCCCGGCCAGGACCAGGGCGCTGGGCATCTACACGGCCGCCGTCGCGGGCGGCAGCGTGGTCGGACAGGTGGTCGGCGGCGTGCTGGTCAGCGCCGACCTGTTCGGCTCGGGCTGGCGGGCGGTCTTCCTGGTCAACGTGCCACTCGGGCTGGTGCTGCTGGTGCTCGGCCACCGGATGCTGCCGCGGCTGTCCGTCGACCGCGAGCGCCGCTTCGACATCCCCGGTCTGCTGATCCTGGCCGCGGCGATCGGCCTGCTGGTGGTCCCGCTGGTGCTCGGCCACGAGCTGAACTGGCCGCTCTGGGGCTGGCTGATGCTGGCCGGCTCGGTGCTGGCGTTCGCGCTCTTCGTGGTGGTCGAGCGGCGGATCGCGGCCGGCGGCGGCCAGCCGCTGATCCACGGCCGGGTGCTGCGCTCGCCCGGTCTTGCCGCCGCGGCGGTGGCGATGTTCCTGGTGATGTTCAACTTCTCCGGCTTCATGCTCGCCTTCGCCCTGCACCTGCAGGCCGGTCTCGGCGACGGCGCGCTGCGGGCCGGTCTGGTGGTCGTACCTGCGGCGGTCGGCTTCGGCATCGGGGGCCTGCACTGGCAGCGCCTGCCGCAGCGGTTGCACCTGCCGCTGCCGGTGGTCGCCCTGCTGCTGACGGCGGCGTCGTACTTCTCGGTGGCCTGGGGGCTGCGGGACGGCGGCAGCCCGGGCGTCGGGACGGCGGCGCTGCTGGTCCTGCTGGGACTGGCGGCCGGCTGCTCCTACAGTCCGCTCTTCGCCCGCGCGCTGAACCGGGTGCACCCTAAGGACGCGGCGGATGCCAGCGGGGTGATGGTGACCGTGGTCCAGCTCGGCCAGGTGGTCGGGGTGGCACTGCTCGGCACGGTGTTCCTGAGCGGGGTGAGCTACCCGGCGCCCGCGGCCACCTCCGGGCACGCGCTGGTGGTGACGGCGCTGGTCATCGCGGTCTCGGCGGTGCTGGGCTCCGTCGTCGCCGTGCGGACGCGGCAGGCGGTGCTGCCCGAGTAG
- a CDS encoding DegV family protein, with product MPAHLALVTDSTAYLPQDAVDRHRITVVPLSVVVGDEVLTEGVEISPKDVAEALRSKRRVTTSRPGPETFAAAYRAAAESGAAGVVSLHLSAELSGTCEAARLAAAEAELPVRVVDSRMVGMALGYAVLAAAEAIADGQDLAGVAAAAERRAAATHGFFYVDTLEYLRRGGRIGAARALLGSALAVKPLLHLSGGRIEPLEKVRTASRAIARLEEIAVEQAGEAEVDITVHHLAAEDRAEPLAERLRERVPGLRELYVGEVGAVIGAHAGPGLLAVVVSPR from the coding sequence ATGCCCGCCCACCTCGCACTTGTCACCGACTCCACGGCCTACCTGCCCCAGGACGCCGTCGACCGGCACCGGATCACGGTGGTCCCGCTGAGCGTGGTGGTCGGGGACGAGGTGCTGACCGAGGGCGTGGAGATCTCCCCGAAGGACGTCGCCGAGGCGCTGCGGTCCAAGCGCCGGGTGACCACCTCGCGCCCGGGCCCCGAGACCTTCGCCGCCGCCTACCGTGCTGCGGCGGAGTCGGGTGCGGCGGGGGTCGTCTCGCTGCACCTCTCCGCGGAGCTCTCCGGCACCTGCGAGGCCGCCCGTCTCGCGGCGGCCGAGGCCGAGCTGCCGGTCCGCGTGGTGGACAGCCGGATGGTCGGCATGGCCCTGGGGTACGCCGTCCTGGCCGCCGCTGAGGCGATCGCGGACGGCCAGGACCTGGCGGGGGTCGCCGCCGCGGCGGAGCGCCGGGCGGCCGCCACGCATGGTTTCTTCTACGTCGACACCCTTGAGTACCTGCGGCGCGGCGGCCGGATCGGGGCGGCGCGCGCGTTGCTCGGCTCGGCTCTCGCGGTGAAGCCGCTCCTGCACCTCTCCGGCGGCCGGATCGAGCCGCTGGAGAAGGTCCGGACCGCCTCGCGGGCGATCGCCAGGCTGGAGGAGATCGCGGTCGAGCAGGCGGGGGAGGCCGAGGTGGACATCACGGTCCATCACCTCGCCGCCGAGGACCGCGCGGAGCCGCTCGCCGAGCGCCTGCGGGAGCGGGTGCCGGGGTTGCGCGAGCTCTACGTGGGGGAGGTCGGCGCGGTGATCGGCGCGCACGCCGGTCCCGGGCTGCTGGCCGTGGTCGTCTCGCCGCGCTGA